The proteins below are encoded in one region of Candidatus Omnitrophota bacterium:
- a CDS encoding DUF4239 domain-containing protein yields MSFTQALTYYVPTTALGFIVVSLFVAMSIGGLLLVRRLVPHHRLKVHNDVAAAIFNTLGVVYAVLLAFVVVVVWQNFDKTKQNVEGEANYIMDIYRDSSALPESFRAEARAMMKKYADSVINDEWHLIAVGKQSAKTFEHLNKLWAVYASYEPKTEKEKIFFAESVRKLNQAGELRRTRLMDSRAGIHPILWIVLVVGGVTTVSFTFFFGSENLRAQIAMASMLAMLVALILFTILLFDFPFTGALKISSEAFTKMPCF; encoded by the coding sequence ATGTCTTTTACGCAGGCGCTGACTTATTATGTACCGACGACGGCGTTGGGATTTATCGTTGTATCCCTGTTCGTGGCGATGTCCATAGGCGGGCTTTTACTGGTTCGCCGATTAGTGCCGCATCATAGGCTGAAAGTGCACAACGATGTTGCCGCCGCCATCTTTAATACACTGGGTGTAGTATATGCTGTCCTGCTTGCTTTTGTCGTGGTCGTGGTGTGGCAGAATTTCGACAAGACGAAACAGAATGTGGAAGGCGAAGCAAATTATATCATGGATATTTACAGGGACTCTTCGGCCCTTCCGGAATCTTTCAGGGCAGAGGCTCGCGCGATGATGAAAAAATACGCCGACAGTGTAATAAATGACGAATGGCATCTGATTGCCGTGGGAAAGCAGAGCGCTAAAACGTTTGAGCATCTGAATAAGCTATGGGCGGTATATGCTTCATATGAGCCGAAGACGGAAAAAGAAAAAATATTTTTTGCGGAATCGGTGCGAAAGCTTAACCAGGCCGGAGAGCTACGGCGAACCCGCCTTATGGATTCCAGGGCCGGCATTCATCCAATATTATGGATCGTGCTGGTAGTCGGAGGCGTGACAACGGTCAGCTTCACGTTTTTCTTCGGGTCGGAGAATCTCCGGGCGCAGATTGCGATGGCCTCCATGCTCGCCATGCTGGTTGCGCTGATATTATTTACGATCCTTTTGTTCGATTTTCCGTTTACGGGAGCATTAAAGATATCTTCCGAGGCTTTTACGAAAATGCCGTGTTTTTGA
- a CDS encoding DUF362 domain-containing protein: MASASKVYFVKVSESDPAESVNAKLSALIDSGHLFDFIRKSDSTAVKMHFGEEGNMGHVRAEYAGVVCRKLLDKGAAAFLVDTNTLYRGRRTNSSEHIKLAAEHGFTKKTCSVDIVVPDDTNEENVTEVAIDGKFFKTAKVATIFMKSDSLVGIAHFKGHVMTGFGGALKNIGMGCASREGKLAQHSEIAPVLDVKRCKACGACIKACPANAIYSQGTRVVIDSSKCIGCATCIAVCVHNAIEVDWESGGMQLQDKMIEYASAILLNKKGKQGFINFVTKITKECDCLAKDDPRIAPDIGIFASLDPVAVDQASYDAVSNACGKDIFKVVHPDRDSLRQLKRAEQMALGSRDYELKKL, from the coding sequence ATGGCAAGCGCGAGCAAAGTCTATTTTGTAAAAGTAAGCGAGTCCGATCCGGCAGAAAGCGTAAACGCCAAACTATCGGCTCTTATCGATTCCGGACACCTCTTCGATTTTATAAGAAAGTCGGATTCTACGGCGGTGAAGATGCATTTCGGCGAGGAAGGTAATATGGGACATGTGCGCGCCGAATACGCCGGTGTCGTATGCCGCAAGCTTTTAGATAAAGGCGCCGCGGCGTTTCTTGTGGATACGAATACCCTCTATCGCGGCCGCAGAACGAATTCCTCGGAACATATAAAGCTCGCCGCCGAGCACGGATTTACGAAAAAAACCTGTTCGGTCGATATCGTAGTGCCCGATGATACCAATGAAGAGAATGTCACGGAAGTCGCTATCGATGGAAAGTTTTTTAAAACGGCGAAAGTCGCGACGATATTCATGAAATCCGATTCGCTTGTAGGCATCGCCCATTTCAAAGGGCATGTCATGACCGGTTTTGGCGGCGCGCTTAAGAATATAGGCATGGGGTGCGCCTCGAGAGAGGGGAAGCTCGCCCAACATTCCGAGATAGCTCCGGTGCTTGACGTGAAAAGATGCAAAGCCTGCGGCGCTTGCATAAAAGCATGCCCGGCGAATGCCATATATTCGCAGGGTACGCGTGTAGTCATCGACTCATCGAAGTGCATCGGTTGTGCTACCTGTATCGCAGTGTGTGTGCATAACGCGATAGAAGTCGACTGGGAGTCCGGTGGGATGCAGTTGCAGGACAAGATGATCGAATACGCATCAGCAATCCTTCTGAATAAAAAAGGAAAACAGGGTTTTATCAATTTTGTGACAAAAATAACGAAAGAATGCGATTGCCTGGCGAAGGACGATCCCAGGATAGCTCCGGACATAGGCATATTCGCTTCACTCGATCCGGTAGCGGTGGATCAGGCCTCTTATGACGCGGTCTCAAATGCCTGCGGCAAGGATATTTTTAAGGTCGTCCATCCGGACAGGGACAGTTTAAGGCAGTTAAAACGGGCTGAGCAGATGGCCTTGGGCTCGCGCGATTATGAGCTGAAAAAATTGTGA
- a CDS encoding ATP-dependent helicase, with translation MLDLKDKLNPSQLSAVSATDGPVLVIAGAGSGKTRAIEYRVLNLVSKGVRPESILLLTFTRRAAHEMVSRASRHDPRCRNIDGGTFHSFAFKILKKYSKALGLSNQFTILDESDSSEAVHRCVTKLGLLEKREKFPSKDTLRSILSMSVNKGKTICEILEKEYPHFLELASDIEALRKEYAAYKLGKLYVDYDDLLVYLKLLLEIEEMRGAISSRYTHVMVDEYQDTNTLQGDIAHLLASGHKNIMVVGDDAQSIYGFRGSSHKNIMDFPQRFPECRIIKLEENYRSTQSILDVANSVLENMDNKYSKCLISTRKDEGDRPKLNYFKNHYDEAGWIVGKVRELQDEGVGLEHQAVLFRSAFVSISLQAELSKNGVPYQVFGGLKFYETAHVKDLLAHLKIAVNPKDEIAWRRVLALIDGIGPKTAGVIAEAIFARTSLDDIITKALDDKHIPKKSVGGIARLKKFLRAAAVHTAADPGAVYDLALDYYSPLFKLKFDDWNIRVNDLEALKQIASRYDALEDLLADFAIEPPDRGVLRVEPKSGDEEKPLTLSTIHSAKGLEWDSVFMIGLIDGVLPSSFSLDNPEEIEEESRLFYVGITRAKNRLFLSLNHEGTRGGITQFNKVSRFVEMPNVLSGLDQKFALEKDFADEIDLDDSDGITPFYNKESLLEELIGRGRSKKPRF, from the coding sequence ATGCTCGACCTAAAAGATAAATTAAATCCGTCTCAACTGTCCGCGGTATCCGCCACAGACGGTCCGGTGCTTGTAATAGCCGGCGCTGGAAGCGGTAAGACGCGCGCGATAGAATATCGTGTCTTGAATCTCGTTTCAAAAGGCGTAAGGCCTGAGTCGATACTCCTTCTTACTTTCACGCGTCGGGCCGCGCACGAGATGGTCTCCCGCGCTTCCAGGCACGACCCGCGATGCAGGAACATCGACGGCGGCACATTCCACTCTTTCGCGTTTAAAATCCTGAAAAAATATTCGAAGGCGCTGGGACTTTCGAACCAGTTCACGATTCTCGACGAGTCCGACAGTTCAGAAGCCGTACATCGCTGTGTAACAAAGCTCGGCCTTCTCGAAAAAAGGGAAAAGTTCCCGTCCAAGGATACCCTGCGTTCCATCCTGAGCATGTCGGTCAATAAAGGAAAAACTATTTGCGAGATTCTCGAGAAGGAGTACCCGCATTTTCTTGAGCTTGCCTCCGACATAGAAGCGTTGAGAAAAGAATACGCCGCTTATAAATTAGGAAAATTATACGTCGATTATGATGACCTGCTCGTATATCTTAAATTATTGCTTGAGATAGAAGAGATGCGCGGGGCGATATCATCCAGATATACACATGTGATGGTCGACGAATATCAGGACACGAATACTCTCCAGGGCGACATAGCGCATCTATTGGCCTCCGGCCATAAAAATATAATGGTCGTTGGCGACGACGCCCAGTCGATATATGGCTTTCGCGGCTCATCCCACAAGAACATAATGGATTTTCCGCAAAGGTTTCCCGAATGCCGGATAATCAAGCTCGAGGAGAATTACAGGTCTACGCAATCTATCCTCGATGTGGCAAATTCCGTTCTCGAGAACATGGATAATAAATATTCCAAGTGCTTAATCTCGACCAGAAAAGACGAAGGCGACAGGCCGAAGCTTAATTACTTCAAGAATCATTACGATGAGGCCGGGTGGATAGTCGGGAAGGTGCGTGAATTGCAGGATGAAGGTGTGGGGCTGGAGCATCAGGCGGTTCTCTTCCGTTCGGCGTTTGTGTCCATATCCCTGCAGGCGGAGCTTAGCAAAAACGGCGTACCTTATCAGGTGTTTGGCGGATTGAAGTTTTACGAAACGGCGCATGTCAAAGATCTCCTGGCGCATCTCAAGATAGCGGTAAACCCGAAAGATGAGATAGCGTGGCGCAGGGTGCTTGCACTGATAGACGGGATAGGGCCCAAGACAGCCGGCGTAATAGCGGAAGCTATTTTCGCCAGGACGTCGCTCGACGATATAATAACAAAAGCCCTCGACGATAAGCATATCCCTAAGAAGTCGGTGGGCGGGATCGCGAGATTGAAAAAGTTTTTGCGAGCGGCGGCAGTTCACACCGCCGCGGATCCGGGCGCTGTGTACGATCTGGCGCTCGACTACTATTCGCCGCTCTTCAAGCTGAAGTTTGACGACTGGAATATCAGGGTAAATGATCTTGAAGCGCTCAAGCAGATAGCGTCGAGGTATGACGCGCTCGAGGATCTCCTCGCGGATTTTGCCATAGAACCGCCGGACAGGGGCGTATTGCGCGTAGAGCCGAAATCCGGTGATGAAGAAAAGCCGCTGACATTATCTACGATACATTCGGCTAAAGGGCTCGAATGGGATTCAGTGTTTATGATAGGGCTTATTGACGGCGTCCTGCCATCCAGTTTTTCGCTCGATAATCCTGAGGAGATAGAAGAAGAGAGCCGCCTTTTTTATGTGGGTATAACGCGCGCTAAGAACCGCCTTTTCTTATCGCTGAACCATGAAGGCACGCGCGGAGGCATAACGCAGTTTAATAAAGTATCGCGTTTTGTCGAAATGCCGAATGTCTTATCCGGGCTCGACCAGAAATTCGCGCTTGAGAAAGATTTTGCCGATGAAATAGACCTGGACGATTCGGACGGGATAACGCCGTTCTATAATAAAGAATCGCTCCTGGAAGAGTTGATTGGCCGAGGCAGGTCAAAGAAGCCTCGTTTTTGA
- a CDS encoding GH3 auxin-responsive promoter family protein — translation MSLASIALNAFAINAMTFENSTKDPLKAQERTLLKYLRRNRNTEFGIEHGFASIKSIRDFRSRVSLSKYEKIRPYITRMENGENNILTRDKVVFFGITSGTTGKPKLIPVTKYSQDKKAGLMALWAYYLARKHPKVIDGKVLAIISPEVKNHTEAGIPYGPEDGHAYNNLPPVIKKKYVLPYELFYIENYDARYYCILRIAIEHNISTIATLNPSTLVILCDRIELLKDRIIKDIAAGTLDNSLEIEPEVRRIIEKKLKPNPKRAKELKTILDKTGSLLPKDVWPALDLIECWKGGTVKAYLRELPRYFGDVDIWDFGCLSTEARSSIPMTGDGAGSVLAIETNFYEFIPKEDIDKEDKRVLLCNELEKGKEYLLVVTTPGGLYRYDIDDVVRVDGFFNKTPIIEFVQKGHNAVSLTGEKVYEAHVIESVMSALNVHKLQIISFSACTESGNPPRYVFLVEFSAEPSRDEKMKFLSSVEKELCIRNSEYDDIRKQFLLGHPILKVVKKGEFERYRRGRVSLGAHDSQFKLPKLCGQVDFDKNFAVIEEIAVDVR, via the coding sequence ATGAGTTTAGCTTCTATAGCATTAAATGCATTTGCGATTAACGCGATGACGTTCGAGAACTCTACGAAAGATCCTTTGAAAGCCCAGGAGCGGACGCTTCTTAAATATCTGCGCCGGAATAGAAATACCGAGTTCGGCATCGAGCATGGCTTTGCCTCGATCAAGTCGATACGGGATTTTCGTTCTCGTGTCTCGTTATCTAAGTATGAAAAAATCCGACCATACATAACCAGGATGGAAAACGGCGAAAATAACATACTCACCAGAGATAAGGTTGTTTTTTTCGGGATAACGAGCGGTACTACCGGCAAGCCGAAGCTCATCCCCGTTACGAAATATTCGCAGGATAAAAAAGCGGGCTTGATGGCCCTGTGGGCGTACTACCTCGCCAGGAAGCACCCGAAAGTCATAGACGGTAAAGTTTTGGCGATAATAAGTCCGGAGGTAAAAAATCATACGGAAGCCGGCATACCGTACGGCCCGGAGGACGGCCACGCCTACAACAATCTCCCGCCCGTAATAAAGAAAAAATATGTCCTGCCGTATGAGCTTTTTTACATCGAAAATTACGACGCCAGATATTATTGCATACTGAGAATCGCGATAGAGCATAATATCTCCACCATAGCGACGTTAAATCCGAGTACACTGGTAATATTATGCGACAGGATAGAGCTTCTCAAGGACAGGATAATAAAAGATATCGCCGCCGGTACTCTGGATAATAGCCTGGAGATCGAGCCGGAGGTTAGACGTATAATCGAAAAAAAATTAAAACCGAATCCGAAGCGGGCGAAAGAATTAAAAACTATTCTGGATAAGACAGGCAGTCTTTTACCTAAAGATGTGTGGCCGGCGCTTGATCTGATAGAATGCTGGAAGGGCGGGACGGTAAAGGCATATTTAAGGGAACTGCCCAGGTATTTCGGCGACGTCGATATCTGGGACTTCGGGTGCCTTTCGACCGAGGCGCGTAGTTCGATACCTATGACCGGCGACGGCGCCGGCAGTGTCCTGGCTATAGAGACGAATTTTTACGAATTTATACCGAAAGAGGATATCGACAAGGAGGACAAGAGGGTTCTTTTATGTAATGAGCTTGAAAAAGGAAAAGAATATCTTCTGGTCGTTACAACTCCTGGCGGGCTTTACAGGTATGATATCGATGACGTGGTAAGGGTGGACGGGTTTTTTAACAAAACGCCGATCATAGAATTTGTACAGAAAGGACATAACGCCGTTTCGTTAACGGGGGAGAAGGTGTACGAAGCGCATGTAATCGAGTCGGTCATGAGCGCTTTGAACGTACATAAACTGCAGATCATATCATTCAGTGCGTGCACCGAAAGCGGCAATCCTCCCCGATATGTATTCTTAGTCGAATTTTCCGCTGAACCTTCACGGGATGAAAAGATGAAGTTTTTGAGTTCGGTAGAGAAAGAGTTGTGCATTCGAAATAGTGAATATGATGATATCCGTAAGCAGTTTTTACTTGGCCATCCCATCCTTAAGGTAGTTAAAAAGGGAGAATTTGAGCGTTATCGCAGAGGCAGGGTCAGTCTTGGAGCGCACGACAGCCAGTTTAAACTGCCAAAACTTTGCGGACAGGTGGATTTTGACAAAAATTTCGCGGTGATCGAAGAAATAGCTGTCGATGTAAGATGA